A region of Subtercola boreus DNA encodes the following proteins:
- a CDS encoding phosphotransferase family protein, whose amino-acid sequence MTTTPDGTEVVASRAEALQLPSPPLLIVDSVTQFLDDNALGDGPIDWQRIGDGQSNITYRIDRGAETFILRRGPRPPLPRSTHDMLREARIQHLVGERGIPVPRILASTGDESILGVPFYVMSFLDGEVITDEIPVMLDTLEQRRATSVAIVESLVALHSVDVTTGPLAAFGRPDGYLARQVERFASLWGVTSKRTLPAVAELGDWLRGTVPDSQRASVVHGDYRAGNLMFASRAPAEVTAILDWEMATLGDPLADLGYLTATYAEPGVEPTPLELTPVTREAGYLRRDEIAALYEQRMKVDLGDLRWYQALALWKAAIFCEAMYTRWLDGERPGDTFGPTLETGVPRLLEGAREFAGIGSSRTS is encoded by the coding sequence ATGACGACGACACCCGATGGCACAGAGGTCGTGGCCTCCCGCGCCGAAGCCCTGCAACTGCCCTCACCTCCGCTGCTGATCGTCGATTCGGTGACGCAGTTCCTTGACGACAACGCTCTGGGGGATGGGCCGATCGACTGGCAGCGCATCGGTGACGGCCAGTCGAACATCACCTATCGCATCGACCGCGGAGCCGAGACGTTCATTCTGCGGAGGGGGCCCAGGCCGCCTCTGCCGCGGTCGACCCACGACATGCTGCGCGAGGCGCGCATCCAGCACCTCGTGGGCGAACGGGGCATTCCGGTGCCCCGCATCCTGGCGTCGACGGGGGACGAGTCGATCCTCGGTGTTCCCTTCTACGTCATGTCGTTCCTCGACGGGGAGGTCATCACCGATGAGATCCCCGTGATGCTGGACACTCTCGAACAGCGCCGCGCGACCAGCGTCGCCATCGTGGAATCGCTCGTCGCGCTGCACAGCGTCGATGTGACGACCGGCCCTCTGGCGGCATTCGGTCGTCCCGACGGTTACCTCGCGAGGCAGGTCGAACGCTTCGCCTCCCTGTGGGGAGTGACCTCGAAGCGCACGCTTCCGGCTGTCGCCGAGCTCGGTGACTGGTTGCGTGGCACCGTGCCCGACAGCCAGCGAGCATCTGTCGTGCACGGCGACTACCGCGCCGGCAACCTGATGTTCGCCAGCCGGGCGCCGGCCGAAGTCACCGCCATCCTCGACTGGGAGATGGCAACCCTGGGCGATCCCCTGGCCGATCTCGGCTACCTGACGGCCACCTATGCCGAGCCGGGCGTGGAACCGACGCCGCTGGAGCTCACTCCTGTCACGCGGGAAGCGGGCTATCTGCGACGGGACGAAATTGCGGCGCTCTACGAGCAGCGCATGAAGGTCGACCTCGGCGACCTCCGCTGGTACCAGGCGCTTGCGCTCTGGAAGGCGGCGATCTTCTGCGAGGCGATGTACACACGCTGGCTCGACGGTGAGCGACCGGGTGACACTTTCGGGCCCACCCTCGAGACGGGTGTGCCCCGGCTTCTGGAGGGCGCACGCGAGTTCGCGGGGATCGGCAGCAGTCGCACATCCTGA
- a CDS encoding ABC transporter ATP-binding protein, with the protein MTELLAGRNLTKQYGGVRAVTNVDISLAAGEVLGLVGPNGAGKTTLVDLIYGTQVANSGTLTLSGQDLSGPPSKRARAGLARTYQHPLLASSLTVRENLVVGTAGVRHATIWQMVAGFFSGVVRGGNSEGRAEVEALAAEIGLNGLDRPVKDLSLGEQRLVEVVRALGQKPLVLILDEPFAGADSSGIASIAEAIRIVKSRGHAVILIDHNVDLVSEIVDRIILMQQGEVVFDGNPIECLASPQMKLVYFGEEHS; encoded by the coding sequence GTGACAGAGCTCCTCGCCGGACGGAATCTGACCAAGCAGTACGGCGGGGTGAGGGCGGTCACGAACGTCGACATCTCCCTGGCTGCGGGGGAGGTCCTGGGCCTGGTCGGGCCGAATGGTGCAGGCAAGACCACCCTCGTCGACCTGATCTACGGAACCCAGGTCGCGAACAGTGGCACGCTCACCCTCAGCGGTCAGGATCTCTCGGGGCCTCCTTCGAAGCGTGCCAGGGCCGGGCTGGCACGCACCTACCAGCATCCACTGCTGGCGAGTTCGCTCACTGTGCGCGAGAACCTGGTCGTGGGAACGGCGGGCGTCAGGCACGCGACGATCTGGCAGATGGTCGCCGGGTTCTTCTCGGGAGTCGTCCGAGGCGGCAACTCCGAGGGGCGGGCCGAGGTCGAGGCTCTTGCTGCGGAGATCGGCCTGAACGGGCTCGATCGACCGGTGAAGGATCTCTCGCTCGGCGAGCAGCGACTCGTCGAAGTGGTGCGGGCCCTCGGCCAGAAGCCACTGGTGCTGATCCTCGACGAGCCCTTCGCCGGGGCGGACTCGAGCGGGATCGCCAGTATCGCTGAGGCCATCCGCATCGTGAAGAGCAGGGGCCACGCCGTCATTCTCATCGACCACAATGTCGACCTCGTCAGCGAGATCGTGGACAGGATCATTCTCATGCAGCAGGGCGAGGTCGTCTTCGACGGCAACCCGATCGAGTGTCTCGCGAGCCCGCAGATGAAGCTCGTCTACTTCGGGGAGGAGCATTCATGA
- a CDS encoding branched-chain amino acid ABC transporter permease: MDHVQLWYSVVEQACFFGLLGLAYMLILEGAGFFNFAIGAYAMIGGVAAASFAKTMHLPVWLAVVAALALAGLLAAFTEVGVVRPIQRRSGGARLPALVAVIAMLFAITQTAGLLFGRKQLPGQQLLVIDPLEVAGAYVSGPMIITMALTVVSFVGVTVWVRVTGTGRMLRAVGDNRPAAQLLGLPTGRVRITAFVIAGVIAAFAGVSYAAKGGVSWDRGLGWALLGFLALVIGGSGSWWAPLLGGLILALLQVFVPFYLSGQFADYAILAIALIFFAFRPRGLITRQVRI; this comes from the coding sequence GTGGATCACGTTCAACTCTGGTACTCCGTTGTCGAGCAGGCCTGTTTCTTCGGCCTGCTCGGCCTCGCCTACATGCTCATTCTGGAAGGGGCCGGCTTCTTCAATTTCGCGATCGGCGCCTACGCCATGATCGGCGGTGTGGCGGCGGCCTCGTTCGCCAAGACGATGCACCTGCCGGTGTGGCTCGCGGTGGTCGCGGCGCTGGCGCTCGCGGGCCTGCTGGCCGCATTCACGGAGGTCGGGGTGGTCAGGCCGATCCAGCGCCGCTCGGGAGGTGCCAGACTGCCGGCCCTCGTGGCGGTGATCGCGATGCTCTTCGCCATCACCCAGACGGCGGGCCTGCTCTTCGGCCGCAAGCAGTTGCCGGGCCAGCAGCTGCTGGTGATCGATCCCCTCGAGGTCGCGGGCGCCTACGTCTCCGGCCCGATGATCATCACGATGGCGCTGACGGTGGTGTCGTTCGTCGGCGTCACCGTGTGGGTGCGGGTCACCGGAACGGGGCGGATGCTGAGGGCGGTCGGTGACAACCGGCCGGCAGCCCAACTGCTGGGACTGCCCACCGGCCGAGTGCGCATCACGGCTTTCGTGATCGCAGGCGTGATCGCCGCCTTCGCCGGGGTGTCGTACGCGGCCAAGGGAGGAGTCTCCTGGGACCGCGGCCTCGGCTGGGCGCTCCTCGGCTTTCTCGCTCTGGTGATCGGCGGATCGGGTTCGTGGTGGGCGCCGCTCCTGGGAGGCCTGATCCTCGCCCTGCTGCAGGTGTTCGTTCCGTTCTATCTGTCCGGCCAGTTCGCCGACTACGCCATTCTGGCGATCGCCTTGATCTTCTTCGCCTTCAGACCCCGGGGCCTGATAACCCGGCAGGTGAGAATATGA
- a CDS encoding ABC transporter substrate-binding protein has protein sequence MKKKAALFAAAAVTVALALSGCSDDGGGTSILPGAASAAPTGDPILIGMDLDKTGPGSSYNPLAGAAVVAGVAEVNANGGILGRPVKLIEESTESDPAKGPAVYQSLIEQGAVGILGLSTASVVAQVKPIIEQAKVVTIAPVAVLPTLTDQPDADYVYTLVNPVTDYGSVFCGAFEKAGIKKLAYLQDDSPAIKSLAGPLKDAFGKCVTIVADEVAPVASTDLVAQATRIKDSDPDAIFVQSVGGQFEALAHSALYQAMPDVPRFSQGSFGSQSDSWALATPGALDGLVFMQQLDLTNPRTEDLQAKLTTALGSDFTMSYFAAQGYDGLMVLLDAIKTAGGTDDPAAIKAAMDATTDYQPHVGQEGFRISYTPTKHVGADSLCGLALFDFGSDNTPAGKWSTFQPAC, from the coding sequence ATGAAAAAGAAAGCAGCGCTGTTCGCAGCCGCAGCGGTGACCGTGGCGCTGGCACTGAGCGGATGCTCGGATGACGGCGGCGGCACCAGCATCCTGCCCGGGGCAGCGAGCGCAGCCCCGACCGGTGACCCGATCCTGATCGGAATGGACCTCGACAAGACGGGGCCGGGCAGTTCGTACAACCCGCTGGCCGGCGCCGCCGTCGTGGCGGGTGTCGCCGAAGTCAACGCCAACGGAGGCATCCTCGGCCGGCCGGTGAAGCTGATCGAGGAGAGTACCGAGAGCGACCCCGCCAAGGGGCCGGCTGTCTACCAGTCGCTCATCGAGCAGGGGGCCGTCGGAATTCTGGGGCTCTCGACCGCATCGGTCGTGGCACAGGTCAAGCCGATCATCGAGCAGGCGAAGGTCGTCACCATCGCACCCGTCGCCGTGCTGCCGACGCTCACCGACCAGCCCGACGCCGACTACGTCTACACGCTGGTCAACCCTGTCACCGACTACGGCAGCGTCTTCTGCGGGGCCTTCGAGAAAGCCGGCATCAAGAAACTCGCCTACCTGCAGGATGACTCACCGGCCATCAAGTCCCTCGCCGGACCGCTGAAGGACGCTTTCGGAAAATGTGTGACCATCGTCGCCGACGAGGTCGCGCCTGTCGCCTCCACCGACCTCGTGGCCCAGGCCACCCGCATCAAGGACTCCGACCCCGACGCGATCTTCGTGCAGAGTGTCGGTGGCCAGTTCGAGGCGCTCGCCCATTCGGCGCTCTACCAGGCAATGCCCGATGTGCCCCGGTTCAGCCAGGGATCGTTCGGCAGCCAGAGTGATTCGTGGGCTCTCGCCACCCCCGGCGCGCTCGACGGCCTCGTGTTCATGCAACAGCTCGACCTGACGAATCCGCGAACCGAAGACCTGCAGGCGAAGCTCACCACAGCGCTCGGCTCGGACTTCACGATGAGCTATTTCGCTGCGCAGGGCTATGACGGCCTGATGGTGCTGCTCGATGCGATCAAGACCGCTGGCGGCACGGACGATCCTGCAGCCATCAAGGCCGCAATGGATGCCACCACCGACTACCAGCCGCACGTCGGCCAGGAGGGTTTCCGCATCTCATACACCCCGACCAAGCACGTCGGGGCAGACAGCCTCTGCGGTCTCGCTCTGTTCGACTTCGGTTCCGACAACACACCTGCTGGAAAATGGTCGACCTTCCAGCCGGCGTGCTGA
- a CDS encoding TetR/AcrR family transcriptional regulator, protein MRAALALFSRKGYSAASVQDVADAIGVLKGSVYHYIGSKEDLLFRIFDDAHVENEALMIEISALDVGPVDKLRTYLERSLLVTLNNIERTTLYFRDWRYLTGERQETISKHRRQYDVFLRELISEAYKAEGVESHVQLKHISSFVIGGTNWVADWFRSDGPDSAESIAKDYTDMAMSAIFRSQDRPEH, encoded by the coding sequence ATGCGTGCGGCCCTTGCCCTGTTCTCGCGCAAAGGCTATTCCGCGGCGAGCGTGCAGGATGTCGCCGATGCGATCGGCGTTCTGAAGGGCAGTGTCTACCACTACATCGGCTCGAAGGAAGACCTGCTGTTCAGGATCTTCGACGACGCCCACGTCGAGAACGAAGCGCTGATGATCGAGATCTCGGCACTGGATGTCGGTCCGGTGGACAAGCTGCGCACCTACCTCGAGCGCTCCCTCCTCGTCACCCTCAACAACATCGAGCGCACCACCCTGTACTTCCGCGACTGGCGGTACCTGACCGGTGAGCGCCAGGAGACCATCTCGAAGCACCGGCGACAGTATGACGTCTTTCTGCGGGAGCTGATCTCCGAGGCCTACAAGGCGGAGGGCGTCGAGTCCCATGTGCAGCTGAAGCACATCTCGTCGTTCGTGATCGGGGGCACGAACTGGGTCGCAGACTGGTTCCGCTCAGACGGGCCCGACTCGGCGGAGTCGATTGCGAAGGACTACACCGACATGGCCATGTCTGCCATCTTCCGTTCGCAGGACCGTCCCGAGCACTGA
- a CDS encoding ABC transporter ATP-binding protein, translated as MTTQVADPGLTVSGLSVQYGKAQALRNISFSAPPGTVTAIAGPNGAGKSSLLLGIYGSVQASGEVGLGGVALAGVTARKRARQIAIVPQGRQLFPSMTVRENLQIMADMLSLERTAVDHALDRFPVLRTRSKALAGVMSGGEQQMMVVARALMGRPDVLLLDETMTGLAPLIVTQIIDVVRELAASGVAIVMAEPSIRSLHRVIDRGYVLIRGEIVGSSESGTGLDLLLEQHMGFSADTASDSRADKGTETE; from the coding sequence ATGACAACGCAGGTTGCGGATCCCGGCCTGACTGTCAGCGGCCTGAGCGTGCAGTACGGAAAGGCCCAGGCGCTCCGGAACATCTCGTTCTCAGCGCCCCCGGGCACCGTGACGGCGATCGCCGGGCCGAACGGAGCGGGCAAGAGCAGCCTGCTGCTGGGGATCTACGGCAGTGTGCAGGCATCGGGTGAGGTCGGGCTCGGTGGCGTGGCGCTGGCCGGCGTCACCGCCCGGAAGCGCGCCCGGCAGATCGCCATCGTCCCCCAGGGGCGTCAGCTGTTCCCGAGCATGACCGTTCGCGAGAACCTGCAGATCATGGCCGACATGCTCTCGCTGGAGCGCACCGCCGTCGATCACGCGCTGGACCGCTTCCCTGTGCTCAGAACCCGGTCGAAGGCCCTGGCGGGCGTGATGAGCGGCGGCGAGCAGCAGATGATGGTGGTCGCCCGAGCGCTGATGGGCCGACCTGATGTACTGCTGCTGGATGAGACCATGACCGGCCTTGCCCCGCTCATCGTGACCCAGATCATCGATGTGGTGCGGGAGCTCGCGGCGAGCGGGGTGGCGATCGTCATGGCGGAGCCGTCGATCCGTTCCCTGCACCGGGTCATCGACCGCGGATACGTTCTCATCCGCGGCGAGATCGTCGGCTCGAGCGAATCGGGTACAGGACTCGACCTCCTGCTCGAGCAACACATGGGATTCAGTGCAGACACAGCGTCAGATTCACGAGCAGACAAAGGAACAGAGACCGAATGA
- a CDS encoding acyl-CoA dehydrogenase family protein, which yields MTNVLPEHVENLRTRTHDFIREVVIPAEPRPGARLTDEAKAGLQQQARAAGVFAPHVPVEFGGQGLEIEYWSPVFQEAGYSPIGASVLNCMAPDEGNMHMLNLIGTDDQKIRYLTPLAAGEVRSSFAMTEPHPGAGSDPDALMTTAELRGERWSISGRKRFISGADGAGFFIVMARTPAVEGAKAGATMFLVDAANPGVRLGRHIHTIDRAIGGGHPHVDFEDCLVDRDAVLGEVGLGFRYAQVRLGPARLTHCMRWLGLARRSLDIALDRIGQRQIFGAPIDELGIAQEMIAQSVIDIETSDAIITKTAGLLATDGKAGSAMSSIAKVYCSEAVNRVIDRSIQLCGGDGVSDDLPLASYLNEVRPFRIYDGSNETHKWVISRRASARRKKAVEHGEPFLATLYDDEENTHS from the coding sequence ATGACGAACGTTCTACCCGAACATGTCGAGAACCTGCGGACGCGCACCCACGACTTCATCCGCGAGGTCGTGATCCCGGCAGAACCCCGTCCCGGCGCACGGCTCACCGACGAGGCCAAGGCGGGGTTGCAGCAGCAGGCCAGGGCGGCCGGGGTCTTCGCACCCCACGTTCCCGTGGAGTTCGGCGGGCAGGGTCTGGAGATCGAGTACTGGTCGCCGGTCTTCCAGGAGGCCGGCTATTCGCCCATCGGCGCCAGCGTTCTCAACTGCATGGCGCCCGATGAAGGCAACATGCACATGCTCAATCTGATCGGAACCGATGACCAGAAGATCCGGTATCTCACGCCGCTCGCCGCGGGCGAGGTGCGCTCGTCGTTCGCGATGACCGAGCCGCATCCCGGTGCGGGCTCGGATCCGGATGCGCTGATGACGACGGCCGAGCTGCGAGGCGAGCGCTGGTCGATCTCGGGTCGCAAGCGGTTCATCAGCGGTGCGGACGGCGCCGGCTTCTTCATCGTGATGGCCCGGACTCCGGCTGTCGAAGGTGCGAAAGCAGGGGCGACGATGTTCCTGGTCGATGCGGCCAACCCGGGCGTGCGCCTGGGCCGGCACATCCACACCATCGACCGCGCGATCGGGGGCGGGCACCCCCATGTCGATTTCGAGGACTGCCTGGTCGACCGTGACGCTGTGCTCGGTGAGGTCGGTCTCGGCTTCCGTTACGCGCAGGTGCGCCTCGGCCCCGCTCGTCTCACGCACTGCATGCGCTGGCTGGGTCTCGCCCGCCGTTCGCTCGACATCGCTCTCGACCGGATCGGGCAGCGCCAGATCTTCGGTGCGCCCATCGACGAGCTGGGCATCGCCCAGGAGATGATCGCGCAGAGCGTCATCGACATCGAGACGTCGGACGCGATCATCACGAAGACGGCGGGGCTTCTCGCCACAGACGGCAAGGCAGGCTCCGCGATGTCATCCATTGCGAAGGTGTACTGCTCAGAGGCGGTCAACAGAGTCATCGACCGCTCGATTCAGCTCTGCGGTGGTGACGGCGTCTCCGATGATCTGCCGCTCGCGTCGTACCTGAACGAGGTGCGGCCGTTCCGCATCTACGACGGATCGAACGAAACTCACAAATGGGTGATCTCCAGGCGAGCATCCGCCAGACGGAAGAAGGCGGTCGAGCACGGTGAGCCCTTCCTCGCGACGCTCTATGACGATGAGGAGAACACCCACTCATGA
- a CDS encoding SDR family oxidoreductase → MSDPIIHQTHRLDGKVAIVTGASRGIGLAVAVRLVSEGARVCITARKAEALELAAADFPAGSVIAVAGKADDPEHRAAVLDTVATEFGGLDILVNNAGINPVYGTLLELDLAAARKIMEVNVLGNLAWAQDVVHHPRLGFRERSGVIVSVSSVTGQNPSPGIGFYGISKAAVAHLTRTLAVELGPEIRVNAVAPAVVKTRFAEALYEGREAEVAAEYPLGRLGEPEDIASAVAFLASGDASWITGQVLNLDGGLLVAGGVA, encoded by the coding sequence ATGAGCGATCCCATCATCCACCAGACGCATCGCCTCGACGGGAAGGTCGCGATCGTGACCGGTGCGAGTCGCGGCATCGGTCTGGCCGTCGCCGTCAGACTCGTCTCGGAGGGAGCACGGGTGTGCATCACCGCGCGGAAAGCCGAGGCCCTCGAACTAGCCGCCGCAGACTTCCCAGCCGGTTCGGTGATCGCCGTGGCGGGCAAGGCCGACGACCCCGAGCACCGCGCCGCAGTTCTCGACACGGTCGCAACCGAATTCGGCGGCCTCGACATCCTGGTCAACAACGCGGGCATCAATCCGGTCTACGGCACGCTCCTGGAGCTCGACCTGGCGGCCGCGAGAAAGATCATGGAGGTGAACGTGCTCGGCAACCTCGCCTGGGCCCAGGATGTCGTACACCACCCTCGGCTCGGTTTCCGAGAGCGCTCCGGGGTCATCGTCAGCGTCTCGTCGGTGACCGGGCAGAATCCGTCACCCGGGATCGGTTTCTACGGCATCAGCAAAGCGGCGGTGGCGCACCTCACCCGCACTCTCGCTGTCGAGCTCGGCCCGGAGATCCGCGTGAACGCGGTGGCGCCTGCCGTGGTGAAGACGCGGTTCGCCGAAGCGCTCTATGAGGGCAGGGAAGCCGAGGTGGCGGCCGAGTACCCGCTCGGCCGCCTCGGGGAACCGGAGGACATCGCCTCGGCTGTGGCCTTCCTGGCCTCAGGCGACGCGAGCTGGATCACCGGCCAGGTTCTCAACCTCGATGGCGGCCTGCTGGTCGCCGGTGGGGTGGCCTGA
- a CDS encoding branched-chain amino acid ABC transporter permease, which yields MKPRKLSQGWGALVVATVLAIALFVWGGGSDYRLGVITLGVSYSLIALGMYMPLAWGGSLSLAYGAYAAIGAYGTAYLAASLGLPGWLGWILGPIVAAALAIVLGLVTSRLSSDHLAAVTLLFATAFQTWLISSDALGGPNGIGGVPPLSVFGWKPSALVLTIGGVIVVLVIGFAIDRVRRSDFGILVRALGETPVAVEGSGTRVPRITIVILALGAAIASLGGAAFATSVRGITPETFTVQIVFLVLFMPLIGGLATPWGAIVGAAIVVELTVNSSLFSGNGSFVLSIAVLAILVLAPQGVLGYFANARSLFGRMRSLSRRTP from the coding sequence ATGAAGCCCAGAAAGCTCTCCCAGGGCTGGGGCGCCCTCGTCGTGGCCACCGTGCTCGCCATCGCACTCTTCGTCTGGGGCGGCGGATCCGACTACCGGCTCGGCGTGATCACGCTCGGCGTCAGCTACTCGCTGATCGCACTCGGCATGTACATGCCGCTGGCCTGGGGCGGATCGCTCTCCCTCGCCTACGGCGCCTATGCGGCGATCGGTGCCTACGGAACGGCGTACCTGGCTGCAAGCCTGGGACTTCCCGGCTGGTTGGGCTGGATCCTCGGCCCGATCGTCGCTGCTGCGCTGGCGATCGTGCTCGGACTGGTCACGTCCCGCCTGAGCTCCGACCACCTCGCGGCGGTCACGCTGCTCTTCGCGACGGCATTCCAGACCTGGCTGATCAGTTCTGACGCGCTGGGCGGCCCGAACGGCATCGGCGGAGTCCCGCCCCTGTCGGTGTTCGGCTGGAAGCCCTCCGCACTCGTGCTCACGATCGGCGGCGTCATCGTCGTGCTGGTGATCGGCTTCGCGATCGACAGGGTGCGCCGGAGCGACTTCGGAATCCTCGTGCGAGCGCTCGGCGAGACGCCGGTCGCCGTCGAGGGATCGGGTACTCGCGTGCCCCGCATCACTATCGTCATCCTGGCGCTCGGTGCGGCGATCGCATCGCTCGGCGGCGCGGCCTTCGCCACCTCCGTGCGGGGCATCACGCCGGAGACCTTCACGGTGCAGATCGTCTTCCTCGTGTTGTTCATGCCGCTCATCGGCGGGCTGGCCACGCCTTGGGGGGCGATCGTGGGTGCGGCGATCGTGGTCGAACTCACGGTGAACTCCTCCCTCTTCAGTGGCAACGGGTCCTTCGTGCTGTCGATCGCGGTTCTCGCCATCCTCGTGCTTGCACCCCAGGGCGTTCTGGGGTACTTCGCCAACGCACGGTCGTTGTTCGGCCGAATGCGCTCACTCTCGAGGAGGACACCGTGA